One Fusarium musae strain F31 chromosome 6, whole genome shotgun sequence DNA segment encodes these proteins:
- a CDS encoding hypothetical protein (EggNog:ENOG41), producing MPILASLVSSWLGIPSSDKGSIPQENQETSPAQQRPSANVSIPPATPTPPTISAAPQRTSPITAAQQPSWDRSIRQFGLLLTGAGFLAASVAVSRRSVLRMRHDLFPKFYTSNRHQVKFDSGDRSLLAVQALGLATLNVMSFGVMLVGGISWAFDLSSIEELRQRTQAVTRRPGMVSPEDEKAMEELIEGLMGKMGMEKPQKPSSILQEDEK from the coding sequence ATGCCTATTCTGGCTTCTTTAGTAAGCTCATGGCTCGGGATACCCAGCTCTGATAAAGGTTCAATTCCCCAGGAAAACCAGGAAACTTCACCAGCCCAGCAAAGACCATCTGCCAATGTTTCAATCccaccagcaacaccaactccACCAACTATTTCTGCTGCTCCACAAAGAACATCGCCAATCACAGCAGCACAGCAACCGTCATGGGACCGTTCGATTCGACAGTTTGGTCTGCTTCTCACTGGTGCTGGGTTCCTTGCTGCATCTGTTGCTGTATCAAGACGTTCAGTGCTACGAATGCGGCACGATCTCTTCCCTAAATTTTACACTTCCAACCGACACCAAGTCAAGTTTGACTCAGGTGACAGATCTTTACTCGCTGTGCAAGCCCTTGGACTTGCCACGCTCAACGTCATGAGCTTTGGAGTCATGCTGGTTGGAGGCATTTCCTGGGCATTTGATCTCTCCTCGATAGAGGAATTGAGGCAGCGGACACAGGCTGTGACCCGTAGACCCGGGATGGTGAGCCCTGAAGATGAAAAGGCTATGGAGGAGTTGATAGAGGGACTTATGGGCAAGATGGGAATGGAGAAGCCACAGAAGCCTTCAAGCATTCTCCAAGAGGATGAGAAATGA
- the RPS4 gene encoding 40S ribosomal protein S4 (EggNog:ENOG41) — protein sequence MARGIKKHQKRLSAPSHWLLDKLSGTYAPKPSAGPHKLRDCMPLIVFIRNRLKYALNYRETKAILMQRLVKVDGKVRTDSTYPSGFMDVITIEKTGENFRLVYDTKGRFTVHRIQAEEAEYKLGKVKRVQLGRGGIPFLVTHDARTIRYPDPLIKVNDTVKIDLATGKITDFIKFDTGAVVMVTGGRNMGRVGVITHRERHDGGFNIVHVKDAIDNSFATRESNVFVIGQDKPWISLPKGKGVKLTIAEERDRRRAYAISH from the exons ATGGCCCGCGGAAT CAAGAAGCACCAGAAGCGCCTCAGCGCCCCTTCGCACTGGCTGCTTGACAAGCTGTCCGGCACCTACGCTCCCAAGCCTTCTGCCGGTCCTCACAAGCTCCGCGACTGCATGCCCCTGATCGTCTTCATCCGAAACCGCCTCAAGTATGCTCTCAACTACCGCGAGACCAAGGCCATCCTGATGCAGCGACTGGTCAAGGTCGACGGCAAGGTCCGCACCGATTCCACCTACCCCTCCGGTTTCATGGAcgtcatcaccatcgagaAGACTGGCGAGAACTTCCGTCTTGTCTACGATACCAAGGGCCGATTCACCGTCCACCGAATCcaggctgaggaggctgagtACAAGCTTGGCAAGGTCAAGCGTGTCCAGCTTGGTCGCGGTGGAATCCCATTCTTGGTCACGCACGATGCACGAAC CATCCGCTACCCTGATCCTCTGATCAAGGTCAATGACACTGTCAAGATTGACCTCGCCACTGGTAAGATCACTGACTTCATCAAGTTCGACACTGGTGCCGTCGTCATGGTCACTGGTGGTCGTAACATGGGTCGTGTTGGTGTTATCACTCACCGTGAGCGCCACGATGGAGGTTTCAACATTGTCCACGTCAAGGATGCCATTGACAACAGCTTTGCTACCCGTGAGAGCAACGTTTTCGTCATCGGCCAGGACAAGCCCTGGATCTCTCTgcccaagggcaagggtgTCAAGCTCACCATCGCTGAGGAGCGTGACCGCCGACGTGCTTACGCCATCTCTCACTAA
- a CDS encoding hypothetical protein (EggNog:ENOG41~CAZy:AA4) translates to MEKAIKRIENEVGIEGFISTDPEDLLAHGYSEWSTVNPDTLPVAVAYPRTTEQVSVIARICHEHRVPIIPYSGGSSLEGNFSAPYGGISVDFAYMDQIIQFNKDDMDIVVQPSIGWQDLNAKLLAMDSGLFFPVDPGPSAKIGGMIGTNCSGTNAVRYGTMKDWVINLTVVLSDGRIIKTRRRPRKSSAGYNLNGLFVGSEGTLGIVTEATLKLAVIPEQYSVAVVTFPTIRDAADAAAGVMQAGVPVAAMEIMDEVQMRVINLGGATKPRVWKELPTLFFKFSGTKDGVKDNINRVKKIAAANKGGSFEFARDAAEQQLLWSARKESLWSMLSLRKTGDDVWSTDVAVPFSRLADIIEVSKKEMDELGLFASILGHVGDGNFHESIMYNKNVPGERQKVEACVKNMVKRALDMDGTCTGEHSIGWGKKESLLWEVGPETLEVMAAVKKAFDPEWILNPGKIMDVPWENTLYPGSNTAVTPNRVVKGLV, encoded by the exons atggagaag GCGATCAAACGAATCGAAAACGAGGTTGGAATAGAAGGCTTCATTTCGACAGATCCCGAAGATCTGCTGGCACATGGCTACTCAGAATGGTCTACGGTCAACCCTGATACTTTGCCAGTGGCTGTGGCATATCCTAGAACAACCGAGCAAGTGTCTGTGATAGCCCGTATATGTCATGAGCATCGCGTTCCTATCATCCCCTATTCTGGAGGCTCAAGCTTGGAAGGCAATTTTTCTGCCCCTTACGGAGGGATCAGTGTGGATTTTGCGTATATGGACCAGATCATTCAGTTTAACAAAGATGATATGGATATTGTGGTCCAGCCAAGTATTGGCTGGCAAGACCTAAACGCAAAGTTGTTGGCTATGGATAGTGGCCTTTTCTTTCCTGTCGATCCTG GCCCATCAGCGAAGATAGGAGGTATGATCGGAACGAATTGCTCTGGAACAAATGCTGTAAGATATGGTACAATGAAGGATTGGGTCATTAACTTGACCGTTGTCCTGTCCGACGGGCGTATTATCAAAACCAGACGAAGGCCGCGAAAGTCATCTGCTGGATACAATCTGAACGGACTGTTTGTTGGCTCCGAAGGCACACTGGGGATTGTCACGGAAG CTACACTCAAGCTGGCTGTCATTCCAGAGCAGTATTCGGTTGCTGTTGTTACATTTCCTACCATTCGAGATGCCGCTGATGCGGCAGCTGGTGTCATGCAGGCCGGCGTCCCCGTCGCGGCGATGGAGATCATGGATGAAGTTCAAATGCGAGTCATCAACCTCGGTGGTGCTACGAAACCGCGGGTCTGGAAGGAATTGCCAACGCTGTTTTTCAAGTTCTCAGGTACAAAAGACGGCGTGAaggacaacatcaacaggGTAAAGAAAATTGCGGCGGCAAACAAGGGTGGAAGCTTCGAGTTTGCTCGGGATGCTGCTGAGCAACAGTTGCTCTGGTCTGCCAGGAAAGAGTCCCTTTGGTCTATGCTCTCTCTCCGAAAAACTGGTGACGATGTTT GGAGCACCGATGTAGCTGTTCCGTTCAGTCGGCTGGCTGACATCATAGAGGTCAGCAAgaaagagatggatgagCTTGGTCTCTTCGCCAGCATCTTGGGACACGTGGGAGACGGGAACTTCCATGAAAGCATCATGTATAACAAGAACGTCCCTGGTGAGCGCCAAAAGGTCGAAGCTTGCGTCAAGAACATGGTGAAACGAGCGCTAGACATGGATGGGACATGTACAGGAGAGCATTCCATCGGCTGGGGCAAAAAGGAGAGTCTACTCTGGGAAGTTGGACCAGAGACTCTGGAAGTTATGGCAGCTGTGAAGAAGGCTTTCGACCCTGAATGGATCTTGAATCCTGGAAAGATCATGGATGTGCCTTGGGAGAACACTCTGTATCCTGGGTCAAATACCGCGGTGACACCAAACCGTGTGGTGAAAGGCTTGGTCTAA
- a CDS encoding hypothetical protein (EggNog:ENOG41) has protein sequence MSSKRPPDGLSKGFQPSPKHQRRSKRCRPGRPKVRRNHAVNVDGLAPQLHEQWKAWPELTIHLEGLPTSVTTSNLWDWFSHEGEIAYMDIYETQRNPNISNAKIRFEPPPERNFWHSGGYIVRHSDRKQHPREFEISVKLSNHAPPGFLKSPVHPDRTCPVKLTLYPAAIHFGSLIGENSMKIMKSIPGMVNGRSLKLELSPKYQKLTAFFSIPSVVGGNRTERQHKVVIDFASMKNVYQTAAADNCCTLVVPLKTPPQYYWKAPNIHSTFSDEAKNWSVMESWNRATNIVQHAGLPMMHPVTLHNDFKDPEFVDIGRWTTLGFVLDGGTEIASQVNQQLVTILDDFNISTKVQDDFKTAHGTKAKMWEYIDHQAPTEGHNALQMLQYSPHSVVHLPFDIRYQLEVCLSRGYLNEHMIGREFLERLANMKPAKARLCLETVADSAQVVVDPMAILEESQLDGSIIMSRTPSHCCLIRKAVITPTTIRYTTPAVEMSNRVMRRYKHYEDRFLKIQFTEEIEKGKIAVNKDQNDEIYKRVLRSMYKGVRIGDRLYEFLAFGNSQLRVNGAYFFCPTEHLSCDDIRRWMGQFGHIKVVAKYAARLGQCFSTTRELHAISAPATRQIPDIERNGYCFTDGIGKISSFLAQLISEDMILDVIAQPSAFQFRMGGCKGVLAIWPNDTKVMEVHIRESQKKFESDSKGLEIIRSAAMATATLNRQTITILECLGVPIASFTKLLEHQLRSYELAMEDNDVAIDMLTKFVDENNISDLLRAGFRTDCLQEPFVVNVLKLWRSWSLKLLKEKARIQVQKSAFVLGCVDETGTLRGHSSETEGSEDKDIDRLPQIFIQLSDATHYNKTQVISGVCIIGRNPSLHPGDIRVVEAVDCPALHHLRDVVVFPSTGDQPVPNMLSGGDLDGDDFFVIWEPTLIPKRWNYPPMNYSAPKPIELNRDVTVDDLRNFFVKYLKNDKLPLIATSHLAFSDELGPMSPKCLELAELHSKAVDYPKTGDPAVLRRDQQPRKWPHFMEKKNCYTSRKALGVIFDKVKGKQVKFDPIWDSPFDQRIINKFELDRDILKSARNIKTQYDTSVRRLLSQHALKTEFELWTGFAMSRPAVGSDYKVQEELRREYNHLKAAFRQLCIDTAGSKSAEKLEPFVAAMYKVTDEEMKIALYEHHRGVINDAGTILQPRKLEPKSMPLISFPWIFHKEMCRIANSSNLELRSPLAVGPRQGEMPGVGEHLEPTVKNDATPAKQEVPGVSELAREVHSHLPDGTVLHRGQPLAIFPVEDDAVSEGDDDFPCDIPGSGQSSSTGNDSGMVSDEHPDLSSENDMEVEVPSECVVEDDTDSIYSDELKEDEEEEEAMDRLVNLMSQVDAT, from the exons ATGAGCTCCAAACGCCCCCCCGACGGACTCTCGAAAGGGTTCCAACCAAGCCCCAAGCACCAGCGAAGATCGAAGAGATGCAGGCCAGGCAGACCGAAGGTTCGACGAAACCATGCAGTCAACGTTGATGGCCTTGCTCCTCAGCTCCACGAACAATGGAAAGCATGGCCTGAACTCACGATACATCTGGAGGGATTGCCAACTTCAGTCACCACTTCAAATCTCTGGGACTGGTTCTCTCATGAGGGAGAAATCGCATACATGGATATCTATGAGACGCAAAGAAACCCGAACATCAGTAACGCCAAAATCAGGTTCGAGCCACCGCCAGAGCGAAACTTTTGGCACTCGGGCGGTTATATTGTTCGCCATTCCGATAGAAAACAACATCCCAGAGAGTTCGAAATTTCCGTCAAGCTTTCCAATCACGCACCTCCAGGTTTTCTCAAAAGCCCAGTACATCCTGACCGGACTTGCCCTGTAAAACTGACACTCTATCCTGCGGCCATACATTTCGGGAGCCTGATAGGGGAGAACTcaatgaagatcatgaagtCTATCCCTGGGATGGTCAATGGACGAAGTCTTAAACTCGAGCTCAGCCCGAAATACCAGAAACTGACTGCATTCTTCTCCATACCAAGTGTTGTGGGAGGGAACAGAACTGAAAGACAACACAAAGTTGTTATTGACTTTGCGAGTATGAAGAATGTTTACCAAACAGCGGCCGCTGATAATTGCTGTACTCTTGTTGTTCCTCTCAAGACACCACCTCAGTACTATTGGAAGGCACCTAATATCCATTCGACCTTTTCCGACGAAGCCAAGAATTGGAGTGTGATGGAGAGCTGGAACCGTGCGACAAACATTGTCCAGCATGCTGGCCTTCCCATGATGCACCCGGTCACTCTCCATAACGATTTCAAAGATCCCGAATTTGTTGATATTGGCCGATGGACCACCCTTGGCTTCGTTTTGGATGGGGGGACTGAAATAGCAAGCCAGGTCAATCAGCAATTAGTGACCATCCTGGAcgacttcaacatctccaccAAAGTTCAAGATGATTTCAAAACTGCGCATGGAACAAAAGCAAAGATGTGGGAATATATAGACCATCAGGCTCCGACCGAAGGGCACAACGCACTTCAGATGCTTCAGTACTCCCCGCATTCGGTTGTCCATCTACCTTTCGATATTAGATACCAGCTTGAAGTTTGTCTTTCACGCGGCTATCTAAACGAACACATGATAGGGAGGGAGTTCTTGGAGAGACTTGCGAACATGAAGCCAGCCAAAGCCAGGCTTTGTCTCGAAACTGTGGCTGATAGCGCTCAAGTTGTCGTCGACCCGATGGCTATTTTGGAGGAGTCTCAGCTTGATGGCTCCATAATCATGTCAAGAACTCCTTCTCACTGTTGTCTCATCCGTAAAGCAGTCATCACGCCAACAACCATTCGCTATACAACACCTGCTGTGGAGATGTCCAACCGCGTCATGCGTCGCTACAAGCATTATGAGGATCGCTTCCTCAAAATCCAGTTCACCGAAGAGATAGAAAAGGGGAAGATTGCGGTAAACAAGGACCAAAATGATGAGATCTATAAAAGGGTGCTTCGTTCAATGTATAAAGGCGTCCGTATCGGCGATCGTCTTTACGAATTCCTTGCCTTTGGCAACTCGCAGCTCAGAGTCAACGGCGCTTACTTCTTTTGTCCCACGGAGCACCTATCATGCGATGATATCCGCAGGTGGATGGGCCAGTTTGGCCATATAAAGGTTGTGGCGAAGTATGCTGCTCGCCTAGGTCAGTGCTTCTCTACCACACGAGAGCTTCATGCAATTTCGGCGCCGGCGACCCGACAGATACCTGACATTGAGAGGAACGGCTACTGCTTCACCGACGGCATCGGCAAGATATCTTCGTTCCTAGCGCAGCTTATCAGCGAAGACATGATTCTTGATGTTATTGCGCAACCCTCCGCCTTCCAGTTTCGCATGGGTGGCTGTAAAGGGGTTCTCGCCATTTGGCCCAACGACACTAAAGTCATGGAAGTACATATTCGCGAATCCCAGAAGAAGTTCGAGTCAGATTCCAAAGGTCTCGAAATTATCCGCAGCGCAGCAATGGCGACAGCAACCCTCAACAGACAAACAATCACCATTCTTGAATGTCTTGGGGTCCCCATCGCTTCCTTCACTAAGCTACTTGAACACCAGTTACGGTCGTATGAGCTGGCCATGGAGGACAACGATGTTGCTATAGACATGTTGACCAAATTTGTTGACGAGAACAATATCTCTGACCTGCTCAGGGCTGGCTTCAGAACAGATTGTCTGCAGGAACCATTCGTTGTTAACGTACTTAAACTTTGGAGGTCTTGGTCCTTGAAGCTACTCAAGGAGAAAGCAAGGATTCAGGTGCAGAAAAGTGCCTTCGTCCTTGGCTGCGTCGATGAAACTGGTACTCTCAGAGGTCACTCATCCGAAACCGAAGGCTCCGAAGATAAAGATATCGATAGACTTCCGCAAATCTTCATTCAGCTGAGCGACGCAACGCACTATAACAAGACTCAGGTCATCAGCGGCGTATGCATAATTGGACGCAACCCTTCGCTGCACCCGGGAGACATTCGAGTTGTTGAAGCGGTGGACTGTCCAGCCCTGCATCATCTGAGGGATGTCGTTGTATTTCCCTCCACTGGCGATCAGCCCGTTCCTAACATGCTTTCTGGTGGTGACCTTGACGGTGATGACTTCTTTGTAATATGGGAGCCGACTTTGATTCCTAAAAGGTGGAATTATCCGCCCATGAACTACTCGGCACCCAAACCCATTGAGCTCAATCGTGATGTCACAGTCGACGATCTCAGGAACTTCTTCGTCAAGTACCTAAAGAACGATAAACTGCCGCTCATTGCAACATCTCATCTAGCATTTTCAGACGAACTTGGCCCAATGTCACCAAAAT GTCTTGAACTTGCAGAGCTGCACTCCAAAGCGGTGGACTATCCGAAGACAGGCGACCCGGCGGTATTGAGACGAGATCAACAACCTCGGAAGTGGCCCCATTttatggagaagaagaactgcTACACCTCCAGGAAAGCTCTTGGTGTCATATTTGACAAGGTGAAAGGCAAGCAAGTCAAGTTTGACCCTATCTGGGACAGTCCGTTTGACCAACGGATTATCAACAAGTTTGAACTCGACCGAGACATACTCAAATCTGCAAGAAATATAAAGACACAATACGATACATCTGTGCGCCGACTACTGAGCCAACATGCACTCAAGACTGAATTTGAACTTTGGACAGGCTTTGCCATGTCGAGACCTGCTGTTGGTTCAGACTACAAAGTTCAGGAGGAGCTTCGTCGCGAGTACAATCATCTAAAGGCAGCGTTTCGACAGCTTTGCATCGATACTGCAGGTTCTAAAAGTGCAGAGAAACTCGAACCCTTTGTCGCAGCCATGTACAAGGTAACCGACGAGGAAATGAAGATTGCACTATACGAGCACCACCGAGGAGTCATCAACGACGCGGGAACCATCTTGCAACCGCGCAAGCTAGAACCAAAGTCAATGCCTCTGATTAGTTTCCCCTGGATCTTCCATAAGGAGATGTGCCGTATCGCAAACTCCAGTAACCTTGAACTGAGATCTCCACTTGCCGTGGGACCTCGTCAAGGAGAAATGCCAGGGGTTGGCGAGCACCTTGAGCCAACAGTGAAGAATGATGCCACACCTGCAAAACAAGAGGTCCCTGGGGTATCTGAGCTGGCGCGTGAAGTCCATTCTCACCTTCCGGATGGCACAGTCCTTCATCGAGGACAGCCATTGGCTATTTTCCCTGTGGAAGATGATGCGGTCTCCGAGGGAGATGACGACTTCCCTTGCGATATTCCTGGCTCAGGACAATCATCTTCTACTGGAAACGATTCTGGAATGGTCAGCGACGAACATCCAGATCTTTCATCAGAGAATGACATGGAAGTTGAAGTTCCGAGTGAGTGTGTCGTTGAAGACGATACAGACTCGATCTACAGTGATGAATTgaaggaagacgaagaagaagaagaagccatggatCGCTTGGTCAACCTCATGAGTCAGGTGGATGCTACGTGA